A portion of the Melitaea cinxia chromosome 1, ilMelCinx1.1, whole genome shotgun sequence genome contains these proteins:
- the LOC123657672 gene encoding trans-1,2-dihydrobenzene-1,2-diol dehydrogenase-like, whose amino-acid sequence MGKQLKWGIAGAGMITHDFLTAMASLPAEQHKVVAIAGKDLDRVHRLATLHNISTAYEGYESIASDSDIDIVFVCVLNLQHFDIAKLMLENGKHVLCEKPMGMTYKQTKYLVDLAREKKLFLLEGMWSRFFPAYDALDKHIASGGLGDVYHINIQFGVEINDIERNLMKDLGGGVVLDLGVYMLQLLQFVYKEPPTDIMCAGHLSKTGVDESISCALKYKDGKTATIAAHTRATMANRAEITGTKGTILLDYFWCPTVLHISAANSTEWTLPKGKCKFHFHNSAGLSYEIQECWDCIDQGLLESPKMSLDESILISKLSDTMRAQLGVLDSAL is encoded by the exons ATGGGTAAACAGCTGAAATGGGGGATCGCCGGAGCTGGAATGATCACCCATGACTTTTTGACGGCGATGGCATCCTTGCCGGCTGAACAGCACAAGGTCGTTGCCATCGCCGGCAAAGACCTAGATCGTGTTCACAGATTGGCCACGCTCCACAATATCAGCACCGCGTATGAAGGTTACGAATCGATCGCGAGCGACTCCGACATTG acatTGTTTTCGTCTGCGTTCTAAATTTACAGCACTTTGATATAGCAAAATTAATGTTAGAAAACGGTAAACACGTACTGTGTGAGAAACCTATGGGTATGACATACAAGCAAACTAAATATCTAGTTGATTTAGCGCgcgaaaaaaaactatttctccTCGAGGGGATGTGGTCGAGGTTCTTTCCTGCTTACGATGCTTTAGACAAGCACATTGCGAGTGGTGGGCTTGGAGATGTATATCACATAAACATACAATTTGGGGTTGAAATTAACGACATTGAGAGGAACTT AATGAAAGATTTAGGTGGCGGCGTGGTCTTGGACTTAGGTGTATACATGTTGCAACTTTTACAATTCGTATATAAGGAGCCCCCGACCGACATAATGTGTGCGGGACACTTGAGCAAGACCGGCGTCGACGAGTCTATATCTTGCGCACTTAAGTACAAAGACGGGAAGACTGCGACCATAGCGGCACATACGCGGGCAACTATGGCCAACAGAGCTGAAATTACTGGAACTAAAGGAACTATTTTG TTGGACTACTTCTGGTGTCCGACTGTCCTTCACATATCGGCGGCGAACAGCACAGAATGGACCTTGCCCAAGGGCAAATGTAAATTTCACTTCCACAACAGCGCAGGCCTTAGCTATGAGATACAGGAATGTTGGGACTGCATCGACCAAG GATTACTCGAAAGCCCTAAAATGAGTTTGGATGAAAGCATACTTATATCGAAGTTGAGTGATACGATGAGAGCACAGTTGGGAGTGCTCGATAGTGCACTTTAA
- the LOC123670190 gene encoding FAST kinase domain-containing protein 3, mitochondrial-like, with translation MSLILWRSYSKARNNFLSCGNNCSSFSSLYTYFVRTFSDEKSCGPEFSNSTIFIENGFNVHELPVVVRKLKDLEHLNVSSSKETSPSTNDSLSYHLIQEEFKQCTDLREVFSLITKCTKITPNIALGAIERIYDLEKDGNLILPTNESIHINFAKGAILEKLLKVVMKSEDTQTILNVLKTTSSIMEPHKHKFCDELFLRVIENKLTVEQLCEFALFLIKNSNQQNYSEKIDKLWVGFVDKEKEINENNIVHIFYVLPGLKVSKKTILALLEQKLSELWCKIKVPVMQEIFNIFLVEKYFSLQSFAVLGHWLYTNIHALKDDELLDAITKFTRLKYTDHQIEAAVEKFLKFKASKIKSQVLVIGILNYCMQFQLCNRNILKISSQYLLNNIKQVPSSFLKPFIYPFGYLCFNPGSEFWSSVEEVLLENCYKIKIDDLSLIILSHIYSGQYPLKLVYKIFSPEYLAKINNKDVLKKLYLIDTALSLECKEYLGPLLPKDQWFKPVLQDCRVKNILEKIKDNIVAVVGEFLELSTAVVLPNYCSDETYLIDVMLHPTGQGDNTFNWKSPLLKNGSIAVLIHLPDHYCSDNELLIGPQVMKKKHLKILGMKVVSLKYSLLSQFYTSHDNVTLRKYLKDRIDNAESAL, from the coding sequence ATGTCTTTGATTTTGTGGAGATCATACTCTAAAGcaagaaacaattttttatcgtGTGGAAATAATTGCAGTTCCTTTTCGTCGCTATACACTTATTTTGTTCGAACATTTAGTGATGAGAAGTCTTGTGGTCCAGAATTTAGTAATAGCaccatttttattgaaaatggcTTTAATGTTCACGAACTACCCGTAGTTGtgagaaaattaaaagatttggAACATTTAAATGTCTCTTCGTCGAAGGAAACTTCACCATCTACAAATGATTCCCTCAGTTATCACCTCATTCAAGAAGAGTTTAAGCAATGTACCGACTTACGTGAAGTCTtttcattaataacaaaatgtacaaaaataactCCTAATATTGCACTGGGGGCCATTGAAAGAATATATGATTTAGAAAAAGATGGAAACCTGATTTTGCCTACAAATGAAAGTATTCATATTAACTTTGCTAAAGGTGCTATATTAGAAAAACTATTAAAAGTTGTTATGAAGAGTGAAGACACACAGACAATACTTAATGTGCTTAAGACAACCTCGTCCATTATGGAGCCTCATAAACATAAGTTTTGTGATGAACTATTTTTAAGAGTTATTGAAAATAAGTTAACAGTAGAGCAGTTGTGTGAATTTGCAttgtttcttataaaaaatagtaatcaaCAAAATTATTCAGAAAAAATTGATAAGTTATGGGTTGGGTTTGTTGATAAGGAGAAAGagataaatgaaaataacataGTACATATATTCTATGTATTACCAGGTTTGAAGGTCagtaaaaaaacaattctaGCATTGCTAGAGCAGAAATTATCAGAACTGTGGTGTAAAATAAAGGTCCCAGTTATgcaagaaatttttaatatatttttagtggaGAAATACTTCTCTTTACAGTCCTTTGCAGTTTTAGGACACTGGTTATATACAAACATTCATGCTTTAAAAGATGATGAACTATTAGATGCTATTACAAAATTTACTCGACTCAAGTACACAGATCACCAAATTGAGGCAGCAGttgaaaaattcttaaaatttaaggcatcaaaaataaaatcgcagGTTTTGGTCATAGGTATTTTGAATTACTGTATGCAATTTCAATTGTGTAATAGAAATATTCTCAAAATTAGTagtcaatatttattaaataacataaaacagGTACCATCCAGTTTCTTGAAGCCTTTTATATATCCGTTCGGTTATTTGTGTTTCAATCCAGGTTCTGAGTTTTGGTCATCAGTAGAAGAAGTGCTTCTGGAGAACTGTTATAAGATTAAAATTGACGATCTAAGCTTAATAATTCTCTCTCACATATATTCTGGACAGTACCCATTAAaattagtatataaaatatttagtccGGAATATttagctaaaataaataataaagatgttttaaaaaaactgtatttaattGATACAGCATTATCACTAGAGTGTAAAGAATATTTGGGACCACTATTACCAAAGGACCAGTGGTTTAAGCCTGTATTACAAGATTGTAGAGTTAAGAATATTTTAGAGAAAATTAAGGATAATATTGTAGCAGTAGTTGGAGAGTTTTTAGAATTATCAACAGCTGTTGTTTTGCCAAATTATTGTTCAGACGAAACTTACTTAATTGATGTTATGTTACATCCAACTGGACAAGGGGATAATACTTTCAACTGGAAATCTCCTTTGTTGAAAAATGGTAGTATAGCTGTTCTCATACATTTACCAGATCATTATTGTTCTGATAATGAACTGTTGATTGGACCTCAGGTCATGAAGAAAAAACACTTGAAGATATTGGGGATGAAAGTAGTAAGCTTGAAATACTCTTTACTTAGTCAATTTTATACATCTCATGATAATGTGACACTCAGAAAATATCTCAAAGATAGAATTGACAATGCAGAGTCTGCTTTGTAA
- the LOC123654211 gene encoding solute carrier family 12 member 4, which translates to MSSEKEKMAAAEAKSPSNKSNCTSPGKKGDTDEHGLPKEKDKSYDTNLYLYHEELEDRPRAATFLSSLADYSNTIPTASAADPDAPKPAPPARMGTLIGVYLPCIQNIFGVILFIRLTWVVGTAGAIQGFLIVLVCCCTTMLTAISMSAIATNGVVPAGGSYFMIGRSLGPECGGAVGMLFYTGTTLAAAMYIVGAVEIVLTYMAPWMSIFGDFTKDPEAMYNNFRVYGTGLLLIMGMVVFVGVKFVNKFATIALACVILSISAVYVGIFVNFNGNDKLQMCVLGKRLLKDIHIDNCTKDIGGELYQLFCANNTCDPYYQAHEVSIVQGIKGLSSGVFFDNLQDSFLQLGQYIAYGKEPDDIEQMERPTYNQIYADLTTTFTILIGIFFPSVTGIMAGSNRSGDLADAQKSIPIGTICAILTTSTVYLSCVLLFAGTVDNLLLRDKFGQSIGGKLVVANMAWPNQWVILIGSFLSTLGAGLQSLTGAPRLLQAIAKDEIIPFLAPFAVSSSRGEPTRALLLTMLICQCGILLGNVDILAPLLSMFFLMCYGFVNLACALQTLLKTPNWRPRFKYYHWSLSLAGLTLCISIMFMTSWFYAIIAMGMAGLIYKYIEYRGAEKEWGDGLRGLALSAARYSLLRLEEGPPHTKNWRPQVLVLAKLKDDLNPKYRKMLAFASQLKAGKGLTVCVSVLGGDFTRRAGEASTARQNLRKCMNDEKVKGFVDVLVSPDIADGLSHFVQTTGLGGLKPNTVIVGWPYGWRQSEDERTWQVFLHTVRTVTAARMAMLVPKGINFFPDSTEKVSGNIDIWWIVHDGGMLMLLPFLLKQHRTWKNCKMRIFTVAQIEDNSIKMKKDLKMFLYQLRLEAEVEVVEMTDSDISAYTYERTLMMEQRNQILRELQLNKKETLGMMQNLVDYHEPNAEEKLPLVQAIVDHHHADVKTASKVRFAEPGSEPVPDDAPSPPLAENDEKDKDEKDEFRSSLLHIIDSMWDSPDERSQCESPPPDADKHADGNPNGDALNPKPNMPNITPDEGTVRRMHTAVKLNEVIVSRSHDAQLVILNLPGPPRDTKLERESNYMEFLEVLTEGLEKVLMVRGGGREVITIYS; encoded by the exons GAGGAACTCGAAGATCGACCCCGAGCAGCTACGTTTCTCAGTTCGTTGGCGGATTACTCGAACACCATCCCTACTGCTTCAGCGGCTGACCCAGATGCTCCTAAGCCGGCACCACCAGCACGAATGGGCACGCTTATTGGCGTGTACCTCCCATGTATTCAAAACATCTTCGGCGTCATTCTCTTCATTCGTCTAACATGGGTGGTCGGTACAGCTGGTGCTATTCAAGGATTTTTAATTGTGCTCGTCTGCTGTTGTACG ACGATGCTAACTGCGATCTCAATGTCCGCTATTGCAACAAACGGCGTGGTGCCCGCGGGTGGGTCTTACTTTATGATCGGTCGATCATTGGGCCCGGAGTGCGGAGGCGCAGTCGGCATGCTATTCTACACGGGCACAACACTTGCAGCGGCTATGTATATTGTTGGAGCTGTCGAAATCGTTTTG ACTTACATGGCACCGTGGATGTCCATTTTCGGTGATTTCACAAAGGATCCAGAAGCTATGTATAACAACTTCCGAGTGTATGGAACCGGGCTGCTCTTGATTATGGGCATGGTCGTATTTGTTGGCGTGAAATTCGTAAATAAATTCGCAACGATCGCGCTGGCTTGTGTTATACTCTCAATATCTGCCGTCTACGTTGGTATCTTCGTCAACTTTAATGGAAATGATAAACTTCA GATGTGTGTACTTGGAAAGCGATTATTGAAGGATATACATATTGACAACTGCACTAAAGACATTGGAGGAGAATTATATCAACTGTTTTGTGCTAATAACACTTGTGATCCATACTATCAGGCTCATGAAGTTAGCATTGTTCAAGGCATTAAG GGTTTGTCAAGTGGGGTATTCTTCGATAATTTACAAGACTCTTTTCTACAACTTGGGCAATATATTGCTTACGGCAAAGAACCAGACGATATTGAACAAATGGAACGTCCTACTTATAACCAAATTTATGCTGATCTCACGACGACGTTCACTATCTTAATTGGAATATTTTTCCCATCTGTTACGG GAATTATGGCTGGTTCTAATCGTTCTGGAGATTTGGCTGATGCCCAAAAAAGTATACCCATTGGTACCATCTGCGCTATTCTGACGACGTCTACCGTTTATTTATCTTGTGTATTACTTTTCGCTGGAACTGTAGACAATTTGTTACTTCGTGATAA ATTTGGTCAATCTATCGGCGGTAAACTAGTAGTAGCCAATATGGCCTGGCCAAACCAGTGGGTTATACTGATTGGTTCTTTCCTTTCAAcgctcggtgcaggattacaatCGTTAACAGGCGCACCTCGGTTACTCCAAGCGATAGCTAAAGATGAAATTATACCGTTTCTTGCTCCATTCGCTGTTTCTTCCAGCAGAGGAGAACCTACaag GGCTTTACTGTTAACCATGTTGATCTGCCAATGTGGCATCCTCCTCGGTAACGTTGATATACTGGCCCCGCTGCTTTCAATGTTCTTCCTTATGTGCTACGGTTTCGTGAATTTGGCTTGCGCTCTGCAAACTCTACTGAAAACGCCAAACTGGCGCCCGAGATTCAAATACTATCACTG GTCACTTTCTCTTGCTGGGCTAACGCTGTGTATCTCTATTATGTTTATGACATCGTGGTTCTACGCTATTATTGCTATGGGCATGGCTGgacttatttacaaatatattgaatatcgaGG AGCTGAAAAAGAGTGGGGAGATGGTCTTCGTGGTTTAGCCCTTTCTGCCGCTCGCTACTCCCTCTTACGCTTAGAAGAAGGTCCACCGCATACGAAGAACTGGCGGCCGCAAGTTCTTGTTCTTGCAAAATTAAAAGATGACCTTAATCCGAAATATCGTAAAATGCTAGCGTTTGCCAGTCAACTTAAAGCTG GCAAAGGTCTTACGGTGTGTGTATCAGTCTTGGGTGGAGACTTTACTCGACGGGCTGGAGAAGCATCTACTGCACGACAAAACCTACGCAAATGTATGAACGACGAAAAAGTTAAAGGCTTCGTGGATGTTCTTGTATCACCTGACATTGCTGATGGACTAAGTCACtt TGTACAAACAACGGGCCTTGGTGGATTAAAACCTAATACAGTGATTGTGGGGTGGCCGTATGGCTGGCGGCAGTCAGAAGATGAGAGGACTTGGCAAGTATTCCTACACACTGTGCGTACCGTCACGGCCGCGAGAATGGCAATGTTGGTGCCTAAAGGAATTAACTTCTTCCCAGATTCAACTGAGAAG GTCTCTGGCAACATAGACATTTGGTGGATTGTCCATGATGGTGGTATGCTGATGCTGCTTCCCTTCCTTTTGAAACAACACCGCACATGGAAAAACTGCAAGATGCGTATTTTCACTGTTGCCCAAATTGAagataattcaataaaaatgaagaaagaTCTCAAGATGTTCCTGTATCAGCTACGTTTGGAGGCTGAAGTGGAAGTCGTAGAAATG actGATAGCGATATTAGCGCGTACACTTATGAACGAACCCTGATGATGGAACAACGTAATCAAATTCTACGTGAACTTCAACTTAACAAAAAGGAAACTCTCGGAATG ATGCAAAATTTGGTCGACTATCATGAACCAAACGCTGAAGAGAAATTACCTCTG GTACAAGCAATAGTGGACCACCACCACGCGGACGTTAAAACGGCAAGCAAAGTCCGTTTCGCAGAGCCTGGCTCCGAGCCCGTCCCTGATGATGCACCGTCACCTCCCCTCGCCGAAAATGATGAAAAAGACAAGGACGAAAAG GACGAATTTCGAAGTAGTTTGTTGCACATAATCGATTCAATGTGGGACTCGCCCGATGAACGCTCGCAGTGTGAGTCACCGCCGCCCGACGCCGACAAGCACGCGGACGGCAACCCCAACGGCGACGCACTTAACCCCAAGCCCAACATGCCCAATATTACTCC TGACGAGGGCACTGTTCGACGAATGCACACGGCTGTGAAGCTGAACGAGGTGATAGTGTCGCGATCGCACGACGCACAACTAGTCATACTGAACCTGCCCGGGCCGCCGCGCGACACCAAGCTCGAGAGGGAATCGAATT ataTGGAGTTCCTCGAAGTACTGACGGAGGGGCTGGAGAAGGTACTGATGGTGCGCGGCGGAGGACGCGAAGTGATCACTATCTACTCGTGA